In one window of Mytilus trossulus isolate FHL-02 chromosome 7, PNRI_Mtr1.1.1.hap1, whole genome shotgun sequence DNA:
- the LOC134725250 gene encoding UDP-GlcNAc:betaGal beta-1,3-N-acetylglucosaminyltransferase-like protein 1 isoform X1 — MKLMPCLKTLRTAQTIIIPVYNGSRWVDECFQSIVNQTYKTKFQVSVYNDGSKDNSLELIEKWRTAFLERDIDLCITGHDDQSPRGVGWSKNKAVENSAGQFLCFLDIDDVMDKDRLLKQYQAAKSQDNVIVGCRFHREPVGSTERYTRWANNLLQGKLTTQIYTSHGPTVIMPTWFCSRNVFDKICGFDEGGKGVPEDLIFFYKHLDLGGTVLRIDEDLLMYRYHQTSATFSVKEETIWNIRLEHLQKQVLSVLSEYTIWNAGKQGRKFFRSLSTDNQNKVKSFCDVDEKKIQKGYYTFEESKIKPKPKIPIVHYTKATPPFIICLKLDMTDGEFEKNLASMNLTEGTDYFLFS; from the exons ATGAAGTTGatgccatgccttaaaactcTTCGAACtgcacag ACAATAATTATTCCTGTATACAATGGTTCAAGATGGGTAGATGAATGTTTCCAGTCAATAGTTAATCaaacatacaaaactaaatTTCAAGTCTCTGTGTACAATGATGGAAGTAAG GACAATTCACTTGAACTAATTGAAAAATGGAGAACAGCTTTTTTAGAGAGAGACATAGATCTGTGTATCACAGGACATGATGATCAGTCACCAAGGGGAG tTGGATGGTCTAAGAACAAAGCAGTTGAAAACAGTGCTGGGCAGTTCCTTTGTTTTCTGGATATT GATGATGTGATGGATAAAGACAGGTTACTAAAACAATATCAAGCAGCTAAGTCACAAGATAATGTg ATTGTGGGATGTAGATTCCACAGAGAACCAGTTGGGTCTACAGAAAGATACACAAGATGGGCTAATAATTTACTTCAGGGGAAATTAACAACACAg atttataCATCCCATGGCCCAACAGTAATTATGCCTACATGGTTCTGCTCTAGAAATGTGTTTGATAAAATTTGTGGATTTGATGAAGGAGGAAAG ggTGTTCCAGAagatctgatatttttttacaagcACCTAGACCTTGGTGGAACAGTACTGAGAATAGATGAAGATCTATTAATGTATCGCTATCATCAGACATCAGCTACATTCTCTGTGAAAGA AGAGACGATATGGAACATTAGACTTGAACATCTACAGAAGCAAGTGCTATCTGTGTTATCCGAGTATACAATCTGGAATGCTGGAAAGCAAGGGAGAAAGTTTTTCCGTTCTCTCTCAACTGATAATCAGAACAAG GTAAAATCTTTCTGTGATGTTGATGAAAAGAAAATTCAGAAAGGGTATTACACTTTTGAAGAATCAAAG ATAAAACCAAAACCAAAGATTCCAATAGTTCATTATACAAAGGCCACACCTCCATTCATTATCTGTCTGAAACTG gaTATGACAGATGGAGAATTTGAGAAGAATTTGGCATCCATGAATCTTACTGAAGGTACTGACTATTTCTTGTTCTCCTGA
- the LOC134725250 gene encoding UDP-GlcNAc:betaGal beta-1,3-N-acetylglucosaminyltransferase-like protein 1 isoform X2, producing MTVVTIIIPVYNGSRWVDECFQSIVNQTYKTKFQVSVYNDGSKDNSLELIEKWRTAFLERDIDLCITGHDDQSPRGVGWSKNKAVENSAGQFLCFLDIDDVMDKDRLLKQYQAAKSQDNVIVGCRFHREPVGSTERYTRWANNLLQGKLTTQIYTSHGPTVIMPTWFCSRNVFDKICGFDEGGKGVPEDLIFFYKHLDLGGTVLRIDEDLLMYRYHQTSATFSVKEETIWNIRLEHLQKQVLSVLSEYTIWNAGKQGRKFFRSLSTDNQNKVKSFCDVDEKKIQKGYYTFEESKIKPKPKIPIVHYTKATPPFIICLKLDMTDGEFEKNLASMNLTEGTDYFLFS from the exons ACAATAATTATTCCTGTATACAATGGTTCAAGATGGGTAGATGAATGTTTCCAGTCAATAGTTAATCaaacatacaaaactaaatTTCAAGTCTCTGTGTACAATGATGGAAGTAAG GACAATTCACTTGAACTAATTGAAAAATGGAGAACAGCTTTTTTAGAGAGAGACATAGATCTGTGTATCACAGGACATGATGATCAGTCACCAAGGGGAG tTGGATGGTCTAAGAACAAAGCAGTTGAAAACAGTGCTGGGCAGTTCCTTTGTTTTCTGGATATT GATGATGTGATGGATAAAGACAGGTTACTAAAACAATATCAAGCAGCTAAGTCACAAGATAATGTg ATTGTGGGATGTAGATTCCACAGAGAACCAGTTGGGTCTACAGAAAGATACACAAGATGGGCTAATAATTTACTTCAGGGGAAATTAACAACACAg atttataCATCCCATGGCCCAACAGTAATTATGCCTACATGGTTCTGCTCTAGAAATGTGTTTGATAAAATTTGTGGATTTGATGAAGGAGGAAAG ggTGTTCCAGAagatctgatatttttttacaagcACCTAGACCTTGGTGGAACAGTACTGAGAATAGATGAAGATCTATTAATGTATCGCTATCATCAGACATCAGCTACATTCTCTGTGAAAGA AGAGACGATATGGAACATTAGACTTGAACATCTACAGAAGCAAGTGCTATCTGTGTTATCCGAGTATACAATCTGGAATGCTGGAAAGCAAGGGAGAAAGTTTTTCCGTTCTCTCTCAACTGATAATCAGAACAAG GTAAAATCTTTCTGTGATGTTGATGAAAAGAAAATTCAGAAAGGGTATTACACTTTTGAAGAATCAAAG ATAAAACCAAAACCAAAGATTCCAATAGTTCATTATACAAAGGCCACACCTCCATTCATTATCTGTCTGAAACTG gaTATGACAGATGGAGAATTTGAGAAGAATTTGGCATCCATGAATCTTACTGAAGGTACTGACTATTTCTTGTTCTCCTGA